A genomic segment from Chrysemys picta bellii isolate R12L10 chromosome 11, ASM1138683v2, whole genome shotgun sequence encodes:
- the LOC135974150 gene encoding cation channel sperm-associated targeting subunit tau-like isoform X1 → MKSLRFSAQQKWSLCSAMEVSDMATRTSNITTSQHMGYPAFLSPDLNVREETLEKDIPTKSDVPSDGLEMLQSVLNRTPPRKRLEKMKKEYRGLKTWPEKAEYLDQLIMKRGPKMTTEQNMASRFKEMVGKIQHATEEAIRSCSDTSADSQLQEEQLSGTETEPSKDFDLPLRIAETILRSVKTDLSDAQEHAESEENPLSLTRETGISASTISQKLPTKKVSENRKRKSSEDQGKIVDSKSIIAIALERETKLGNSRGKEVIKDLEPAGISSKRPDLSGLENYPVIEIQYQQPILSGDKFEPFLRHVGRTQSSAQNENKEDQEVLIFTLLKNKLSCAEIKEDQDPPVKASSTFAARSADTILSKNGQHLSILKLIESKMELEEDGISVKEESPTQAIRTDLPEKCKEERLSETEIVRLNSFLSKTLEDFLIDRLIKVIMLKSVLSKNLDGFVAERLSEIGIVTKIELGEEYQNLQSIIDGSPVVLEKELLEKGKDISRERLSEAEIINLKSVLSKNLQDRLIERFSETGIITDLELGKQHQNLSLQGIKDRSPVVLEMDLAEKMHDSCEKRPSEMEINLKSVVNQNLQYLPIERLFETSLIEEVKLGKDHKNFSLTRIDERQPNPEADLSKKRNGQSRGKCSEPEIIIKYLSQNIQNCAAESHLQTGINTEMELGKEHPNHSMQISKVKLPMVMETNSPRIGQDCHKQRLSEQQINLKSASDKTLQDSLIERLLETEIMSLKDFLNKCLQDHLLEKLSETGLITKEELETVHQNHSLLNILEGQPMTLETELHNISQVHSGESLAKPHIIKGEPVLSGHIQDFLLEVLSETEIMNLKSFLSKKIQDHLVERLSEIGLITEEELRKIYHNLFVLRANKRLSWDVESDLPGEEQNLSLKSLLTKNLKDRLSETKLVHLNSLLSKILKEDHRDKLSETEIKSLKSVLSNNLQNLPIESASETGLINEIELKGVCQNAKGKPLIVTDTDILEIGQCHSKQSLDKLTIINEKPILRKEKLELPVENVPGQVTCVMANLINETKINSVIHLPQKNTLEKESQDPQSCFGKAEVAYSNTDFDKSLKPKPPNETLKGTHETIDSPSLRAHDIAIQTELKEYLCKPTLSFPVNPQTFIFVHSGSDEETKSPNKSHEKSKGKKKHAKRSKKHVASCYPPQGQVLMCTQFKKEKHGLNNCKEILKEKHRKHSEPPPPRSCVSEAKKDSKDSTVSTILKKDSLKQKAEQERENDGRPKKSLSKSIKIPTATVSEPQLQHSEKALQEKSYGIQKHFQQLEECVSLVFGRPH, encoded by the exons attggaaaaaatgaaaaaggaataTCGGGGTCTGAAAACATGGCCCGAAAAGGCTGAGTATTTAGACCAACTCATCATGAAAAGGGGACCTAAAATGACAACAGAGCAGAATATG GCTTCTCGCTTCAAGGAAATGGTTGGAAAGATACAACATGCTACTGAGGAAGCAATCAGAAGCTGTTCTGACACATCAG CTGATTCACAGTTACAGGAAGAGCAGCTGTCTGGAACTGAG aCTGAACCCAGCAAGGATTTTGACCTGCCCTTGAGAATTGCAGAGACCATACTGAGAAGTGTGAAAACAGATTTAAGTGATGCCCAGGAACATGCAGAATCTGAAGAAAATCCTCTTTCTCTTACCAGAGAGACTGGAATATCTGCATCTACTATTTCTCAAAAACTGCCAACTAAGAAAGTATCTGAAAATCGGAAGAGGAAATCTTCAGAAGATCAAGGCAAAATTGTGGACTCAAAAAGTATTATTGCTATAGCTCTAGAGAGGGAAACAAAATTGGGAAACAGTCGTGGCAAAGAAGTAATAAAAGATCTGGAACCAGCAGGCATATCATCAAAGAGGCCTGACCTGTCAGGTTTAGAAAATTATCCAGTAATAGAAATACAG TACCAGCAACCTATTCTTAGTGGAGACAAGTTTGAACCTTTTTTGAGACATGTAGGTAGAACACAATCAAGTGCACAGAATGAAAATAAAGAAGATCAAGAAGTGCTTATTTTCACTCTTCTGAAAAACAAACTTTCATGTGCAGAGATTAAAGAAGACCAAGATCCACCTGTCAAGGCATCTTCAACATTTGCAGCAAGAAGTGCAGATACTATTTTAAGCAAGAACGGTCAGCACCTGTCCATATTAAAACTTATAGAATCAAAAATGGAATTAGAGGAGGATGGGATTAGCGTTAAAGAAGAGTCCCCAACACAGGCTATAAGAACAGATTTGCCAGAGAAATGCAAAGAGGAAAGACTTTCAGAAACAGAAATAGTACGTCTAAACTCTTTTTTAAGTAAAACTCTTGAAGACTTTCTTATAGATAGACTTATAAAAGTAATAATGCTAAAATCTGTTTTAAGCAAAAATCTTGATGGGTTTGTCGCAGAGAGACTTTCAGAAATAGGGATAGTCACAAAGATAGAATTAGGAGAAGAATACCAGAACCTACAGAGTATTATAGATGGATCACCAGTTGTTTTAGAGAAAGAGTTACTTGAAAAAGGAAAAGATATTTCCAGGGAAAGGCTTTCAGAAGCagaaataataaatttaaaatctgttttgaGTAAAAACCTGCAAGATCGTCTCATAGAGAGATTTTCTGAAACAGGGATAATCACAGATTTGGAGTTAGGAAAGCAGCACCAGAACCTATCATTGCAGGGAATTAAAGATAGATCACCAGTGGTTTTGGAGATGGATTTAGCTGAGAAAATGCATGATAGTTGTGAGAAGAGACCTTCAGAAATGGAAATAAATCTTAAATCTGTTGTAAACCAAAATCTACAATATCTTCCCATAGAGAGGCTTTTCGAAACAAGTCTAATTGAAGAGGTGAAGTTAGGAAAGGATCACAAAAACTTTTCTTTGACAAGGATTGATGAGAGACAACCAAACCCTGAGGCAGATTTATCGAAGAAGAGGAATGGTCAATCCAGGGGAAAATGTTCAGAacctgaaataataataaaatatctaAGTCAAAACATACAAAACTGTGCCGCAGAGAGTCATTTACAAACAGGGATAAACACAGAGATGGAGTTAGGAAAAGAGCACCCAAACCACTCAATGCAGATCAGCAAAGTCAAATTGCCAATGGTTATGGAGACAAATTCACCTAGGATAGGACAAGATTGTCACAAGCAGAGGCTTTCAGAACAACAAATAAATCTAAAATCTGCTTCAGACAAAACTCTCCAAGATTCTCTCATAGAAAGACTTTTGGAAACAGAAATAATGAGTCtaaaggattttttaaacaaatgtctcCAGGATCATCTCCTAGAAAAACTCTCAGAAACAGGATTAATCACAAAAGAGGAATTAGAGACAGTACATCAGAACCATTCCTTGCTGAACATTCTGGAAGGACAACCAATGACACTGGAGACAGAATTACACAATATAAGCCAAGTTCATTCTGGTGAGAGTCTTGCTAAACCACATATAATAAAAGGAGAACCTGTTTTAAGTGGACATATACAGGACTTCCTTCTTGAGGTACTCTCAGAAACAGAAATAATGAATCTAAAGTCATTTTTAAGCAAAAAGATCCAAGACCATCTTGTAGAACGACTCTCTGAAATAGGGTTGATCACAGAGGAAGAGTTAAGGAAGATATACCACAATTTGTTTGTGCTGAGAGCTAACAAAAGACTGTCATGGGATGTGGAATCAGATTTACCCGGGGAAGAGCAAAATCTAAGTCTAAAATCTCTTTTAACCAAAAACCTTAAAGATAGACTTTCAGAAACAAAACTAGTACATCTAAACTCTCTTTTAAGCAAAATACTGAAGGAAGATCATAGAGACAAACTttctgaaacagaaataaaaagtcTAAAATCTGTTTTAAGCAACAACTTGCAAAACCTTCCTATAGAAAGTGCTTCAGAAACTGGGTTAATCAATGAGATAGAATTAAAGGGAGTATGCCAGAATGCTAAAGGAAAACCACTGATAGTTACTGATACAGATATACTTGAGATAGGGCAATGTCATTCTAAGCAGAGTCTTGATAAACTCACTATAATAAATGAAAAGCCTATTTTAAGAAAAGAGAAGTTAGAACTTCCTGTAGAGAATGTTCCAGGACAAGTAACGTGTGTGATGGCAAATCTAATCAATGAAACCAAAATCAATAGTGTAATACACCTTCCTCAAAAAAATACTTTAGAAAAAGAGAGTCAAGACCCACAAAGTTGTTTTGGTAAAGCAGAAGTAGCATATTCAAACACAGATTTTGACAAATCTTTAAAACCAAAGCCCCCAAATGAGACTTTGAAGGGAACACATGAAACAATAGATTCACCTTCCTTACGTGCCCATGATATTGCTATCCAAACAGAACTTAAGGAATATCTCTGCAAACCAACACTGTCCTTTCCCGTAAACCCTCAAACATTTATCTTTGTACATTCAGGGTCTGATGAAGAAACTAAGTCACCGAACAAGTCTCATGAGAagtcaaaaggcaaaaaaaagcatgcTAAGCGTTCTAAGAAGCACGTTGCATCATGCTACCCACCCCAGGGACAAGTATTAATGTGCACAcagtttaaaaaggaaaaacatggTTTGAATAACTGTAAGGAGATCTTAAAGGAAAAACATAGAAAACATTCTGAACCACCACCTCCAAGATCATGTGTTTCAGAAGCCAAGAAGGATTCAAAAGACTCAACAGTCTCAACCATTTTGAAAAAGGATAGCCTGAAGCAGAAAGCTGAGCAAGAAAGAGAGAATGATGGGAGACCAAAGAAATCACTTAGCAAGTCTATTAAGATACCAACAGCCACAGTGTCTGAACCACAGCTACAGCACTCTGAAAAAGCATTGCAAGAAAAATCATAC GGGATTCAGAAGCACTTTCAGCAGCTGGAGGAGTGTGTTTCCTTGGTTTTTGGTAGGCCACATTAG
- the LOC135974150 gene encoding cation channel sperm-associated targeting subunit tau-like isoform X5, with protein sequence MDYEVDRKLTRSSGSMGSDQWLHVKLAAGIKQNAQRASRFKEMVGKIQHATEEAIRSCSDTSADSQLQEEQLSGTETEPSKDFDLPLRIAETILRSVKTDLSDAQEHAESEENPLSLTRETGISASTISQKLPTKKVSENRKRKSSEDQGKIVDSKSIIAIALERETKLGNSRGKEVIKDLEPAGISSKRPDLSGLENYPVIEIQYQQPILSGDKFEPFLRHVGRTQSSAQNENKEDQEVLIFTLLKNKLSCAEIKEDQDPPVKASSTFAARSADTILSKNGQHLSILKLIESKMELEEDGISVKEESPTQAIRTDLPEKCKEERLSETEIVRLNSFLSKTLEDFLIDRLIKVIMLKSVLSKNLDGFVAERLSEIGIVTKIELGEEYQNLQSIIDGSPVVLEKELLEKGKDISRERLSEAEIINLKSVLSKNLQDRLIERFSETGIITDLELGKQHQNLSLQGIKDRSPVVLEMDLAEKMHDSCEKRPSEMEINLKSVVNQNLQYLPIERLFETSLIEEVKLGKDHKNFSLTRIDERQPNPEADLSKKRNGQSRGKCSEPEIIIKYLSQNIQNCAAESHLQTGINTEMELGKEHPNHSMQISKVKLPMVMETNSPRIGQDCHKQRLSEQQINLKSASDKTLQDSLIERLLETEIMSLKDFLNKCLQDHLLEKLSETGLITKEELETVHQNHSLLNILEGQPMTLETELHNISQVHSGESLAKPHIIKGEPVLSGHIQDFLLEVLSETEIMNLKSFLSKKIQDHLVERLSEIGLITEEELRKIYHNLFVLRANKRLSWDVESDLPGEEQNLSLKSLLTKNLKDRLSETKLVHLNSLLSKILKEDHRDKLSETEIKSLKSVLSNNLQNLPIESASETGLINEIELKGVCQNAKGKPLIVTDTDILEIGQCHSKQSLDKLTIINEKPILRKEKLELPVENVPGQVTCVMANLINETKINSVIHLPQKNTLEKESQDPQSCFGKAEVAYSNTDFDKSLKPKPPNETLKGTHETIDSPSLRAHDIAIQTELKEYLCKPTLSFPVNPQTFIFVHSGSDEETKSPNKSHEKSKGKKKHAKRSKKHVASCYPPQGQVLMCTQFKKEKHGLNNCKEILKEKHRKHSEPPPPRSCVSEAKKDSKDSTVSTILKKDSLKQKAEQERENDGRPKKSLSKSIKIPTATVSEPQLQHSEKALQEKSYGIQKHFQQLEECVSLVFGRPH encoded by the exons atggactatgaggtggatagaaagctgactagatcatcaggctcaatgggtagtgatcaatggctccatgtcaagttggcagccggtatcaagcagaatgcccaaagg GCTTCTCGCTTCAAGGAAATGGTTGGAAAGATACAACATGCTACTGAGGAAGCAATCAGAAGCTGTTCTGACACATCAG CTGATTCACAGTTACAGGAAGAGCAGCTGTCTGGAACTGAG aCTGAACCCAGCAAGGATTTTGACCTGCCCTTGAGAATTGCAGAGACCATACTGAGAAGTGTGAAAACAGATTTAAGTGATGCCCAGGAACATGCAGAATCTGAAGAAAATCCTCTTTCTCTTACCAGAGAGACTGGAATATCTGCATCTACTATTTCTCAAAAACTGCCAACTAAGAAAGTATCTGAAAATCGGAAGAGGAAATCTTCAGAAGATCAAGGCAAAATTGTGGACTCAAAAAGTATTATTGCTATAGCTCTAGAGAGGGAAACAAAATTGGGAAACAGTCGTGGCAAAGAAGTAATAAAAGATCTGGAACCAGCAGGCATATCATCAAAGAGGCCTGACCTGTCAGGTTTAGAAAATTATCCAGTAATAGAAATACAG TACCAGCAACCTATTCTTAGTGGAGACAAGTTTGAACCTTTTTTGAGACATGTAGGTAGAACACAATCAAGTGCACAGAATGAAAATAAAGAAGATCAAGAAGTGCTTATTTTCACTCTTCTGAAAAACAAACTTTCATGTGCAGAGATTAAAGAAGACCAAGATCCACCTGTCAAGGCATCTTCAACATTTGCAGCAAGAAGTGCAGATACTATTTTAAGCAAGAACGGTCAGCACCTGTCCATATTAAAACTTATAGAATCAAAAATGGAATTAGAGGAGGATGGGATTAGCGTTAAAGAAGAGTCCCCAACACAGGCTATAAGAACAGATTTGCCAGAGAAATGCAAAGAGGAAAGACTTTCAGAAACAGAAATAGTACGTCTAAACTCTTTTTTAAGTAAAACTCTTGAAGACTTTCTTATAGATAGACTTATAAAAGTAATAATGCTAAAATCTGTTTTAAGCAAAAATCTTGATGGGTTTGTCGCAGAGAGACTTTCAGAAATAGGGATAGTCACAAAGATAGAATTAGGAGAAGAATACCAGAACCTACAGAGTATTATAGATGGATCACCAGTTGTTTTAGAGAAAGAGTTACTTGAAAAAGGAAAAGATATTTCCAGGGAAAGGCTTTCAGAAGCagaaataataaatttaaaatctgttttgaGTAAAAACCTGCAAGATCGTCTCATAGAGAGATTTTCTGAAACAGGGATAATCACAGATTTGGAGTTAGGAAAGCAGCACCAGAACCTATCATTGCAGGGAATTAAAGATAGATCACCAGTGGTTTTGGAGATGGATTTAGCTGAGAAAATGCATGATAGTTGTGAGAAGAGACCTTCAGAAATGGAAATAAATCTTAAATCTGTTGTAAACCAAAATCTACAATATCTTCCCATAGAGAGGCTTTTCGAAACAAGTCTAATTGAAGAGGTGAAGTTAGGAAAGGATCACAAAAACTTTTCTTTGACAAGGATTGATGAGAGACAACCAAACCCTGAGGCAGATTTATCGAAGAAGAGGAATGGTCAATCCAGGGGAAAATGTTCAGAacctgaaataataataaaatatctaAGTCAAAACATACAAAACTGTGCCGCAGAGAGTCATTTACAAACAGGGATAAACACAGAGATGGAGTTAGGAAAAGAGCACCCAAACCACTCAATGCAGATCAGCAAAGTCAAATTGCCAATGGTTATGGAGACAAATTCACCTAGGATAGGACAAGATTGTCACAAGCAGAGGCTTTCAGAACAACAAATAAATCTAAAATCTGCTTCAGACAAAACTCTCCAAGATTCTCTCATAGAAAGACTTTTGGAAACAGAAATAATGAGTCtaaaggattttttaaacaaatgtctcCAGGATCATCTCCTAGAAAAACTCTCAGAAACAGGATTAATCACAAAAGAGGAATTAGAGACAGTACATCAGAACCATTCCTTGCTGAACATTCTGGAAGGACAACCAATGACACTGGAGACAGAATTACACAATATAAGCCAAGTTCATTCTGGTGAGAGTCTTGCTAAACCACATATAATAAAAGGAGAACCTGTTTTAAGTGGACATATACAGGACTTCCTTCTTGAGGTACTCTCAGAAACAGAAATAATGAATCTAAAGTCATTTTTAAGCAAAAAGATCCAAGACCATCTTGTAGAACGACTCTCTGAAATAGGGTTGATCACAGAGGAAGAGTTAAGGAAGATATACCACAATTTGTTTGTGCTGAGAGCTAACAAAAGACTGTCATGGGATGTGGAATCAGATTTACCCGGGGAAGAGCAAAATCTAAGTCTAAAATCTCTTTTAACCAAAAACCTTAAAGATAGACTTTCAGAAACAAAACTAGTACATCTAAACTCTCTTTTAAGCAAAATACTGAAGGAAGATCATAGAGACAAACTttctgaaacagaaataaaaagtcTAAAATCTGTTTTAAGCAACAACTTGCAAAACCTTCCTATAGAAAGTGCTTCAGAAACTGGGTTAATCAATGAGATAGAATTAAAGGGAGTATGCCAGAATGCTAAAGGAAAACCACTGATAGTTACTGATACAGATATACTTGAGATAGGGCAATGTCATTCTAAGCAGAGTCTTGATAAACTCACTATAATAAATGAAAAGCCTATTTTAAGAAAAGAGAAGTTAGAACTTCCTGTAGAGAATGTTCCAGGACAAGTAACGTGTGTGATGGCAAATCTAATCAATGAAACCAAAATCAATAGTGTAATACACCTTCCTCAAAAAAATACTTTAGAAAAAGAGAGTCAAGACCCACAAAGTTGTTTTGGTAAAGCAGAAGTAGCATATTCAAACACAGATTTTGACAAATCTTTAAAACCAAAGCCCCCAAATGAGACTTTGAAGGGAACACATGAAACAATAGATTCACCTTCCTTACGTGCCCATGATATTGCTATCCAAACAGAACTTAAGGAATATCTCTGCAAACCAACACTGTCCTTTCCCGTAAACCCTCAAACATTTATCTTTGTACATTCAGGGTCTGATGAAGAAACTAAGTCACCGAACAAGTCTCATGAGAagtcaaaaggcaaaaaaaagcatgcTAAGCGTTCTAAGAAGCACGTTGCATCATGCTACCCACCCCAGGGACAAGTATTAATGTGCACAcagtttaaaaaggaaaaacatggTTTGAATAACTGTAAGGAGATCTTAAAGGAAAAACATAGAAAACATTCTGAACCACCACCTCCAAGATCATGTGTTTCAGAAGCCAAGAAGGATTCAAAAGACTCAACAGTCTCAACCATTTTGAAAAAGGATAGCCTGAAGCAGAAAGCTGAGCAAGAAAGAGAGAATGATGGGAGACCAAAGAAATCACTTAGCAAGTCTATTAAGATACCAACAGCCACAGTGTCTGAACCACAGCTACAGCACTCTGAAAAAGCATTGCAAGAAAAATCATAC GGGATTCAGAAGCACTTTCAGCAGCTGGAGGAGTGTGTTTCCTTGGTTTTTGGTAGGCCACATTAG
- the LOC135974150 gene encoding cation channel sperm-associated targeting subunit tau-like isoform X4, with protein MQKRPALLSGNITTSQHMGYPAFLSPDLNVREETLEKDIPTKSDVPSDGLEMLQSVLNRTPPRKRLEKMKKEYRGLKTWPEKAEYLDQLIMKRGPKMTTEQNMASRFKEMVGKIQHATEEAIRSCSDTSADSQLQEEQLSGTETEPSKDFDLPLRIAETILRSVKTDLSDAQEHAESEENPLSLTRETGISASTISQKLPTKKVSENRKRKSSEDQGKIVDSKSIIAIALERETKLGNSRGKEVIKDLEPAGISSKRPDLSGLENYPVIEIQYQQPILSGDKFEPFLRHVGRTQSSAQNENKEDQEVLIFTLLKNKLSCAEIKEDQDPPVKASSTFAARSADTILSKNGQHLSILKLIESKMELEEDGISVKEESPTQAIRTDLPEKCKEERLSETEIVRLNSFLSKTLEDFLIDRLIKVIMLKSVLSKNLDGFVAERLSEIGIVTKIELGEEYQNLQSIIDGSPVVLEKELLEKGKDISRERLSEAEIINLKSVLSKNLQDRLIERFSETGIITDLELGKQHQNLSLQGIKDRSPVVLEMDLAEKMHDSCEKRPSEMEINLKSVVNQNLQYLPIERLFETSLIEEVKLGKDHKNFSLTRIDERQPNPEADLSKKRNGQSRGKCSEPEIIIKYLSQNIQNCAAESHLQTGINTEMELGKEHPNHSMQISKVKLPMVMETNSPRIGQDCHKQRLSEQQINLKSASDKTLQDSLIERLLETEIMSLKDFLNKCLQDHLLEKLSETGLITKEELETVHQNHSLLNILEGQPMTLETELHNISQVHSGESLAKPHIIKGEPVLSGHIQDFLLEVLSETEIMNLKSFLSKKIQDHLVERLSEIGLITEEELRKIYHNLFVLRANKRLSWDVESDLPGEEQNLSLKSLLTKNLKDRLSETKLVHLNSLLSKILKEDHRDKLSETEIKSLKSVLSNNLQNLPIESASETGLINEIELKGVCQNAKGKPLIVTDTDILEIGQCHSKQSLDKLTIINEKPILRKEKLELPVENVPGQVTCVMANLINETKINSVIHLPQKNTLEKESQDPQSCFGKAEVAYSNTDFDKSLKPKPPNETLKGTHETIDSPSLRAHDIAIQTELKEYLCKPTLSFPVNPQTFIFVHSGSDEETKSPNKSHEKSKGKKKHAKRSKKHVASCYPPQGQVLMCTQFKKEKHGLNNCKEILKEKHRKHSEPPPPRSCVSEAKKDSKDSTVSTILKKDSLKQKAEQERENDGRPKKSLSKSIKIPTATVSEPQLQHSEKALQEKSYGIQKHFQQLEECVSLVFGRPH; from the exons attggaaaaaatgaaaaaggaataTCGGGGTCTGAAAACATGGCCCGAAAAGGCTGAGTATTTAGACCAACTCATCATGAAAAGGGGACCTAAAATGACAACAGAGCAGAATATG GCTTCTCGCTTCAAGGAAATGGTTGGAAAGATACAACATGCTACTGAGGAAGCAATCAGAAGCTGTTCTGACACATCAG CTGATTCACAGTTACAGGAAGAGCAGCTGTCTGGAACTGAG aCTGAACCCAGCAAGGATTTTGACCTGCCCTTGAGAATTGCAGAGACCATACTGAGAAGTGTGAAAACAGATTTAAGTGATGCCCAGGAACATGCAGAATCTGAAGAAAATCCTCTTTCTCTTACCAGAGAGACTGGAATATCTGCATCTACTATTTCTCAAAAACTGCCAACTAAGAAAGTATCTGAAAATCGGAAGAGGAAATCTTCAGAAGATCAAGGCAAAATTGTGGACTCAAAAAGTATTATTGCTATAGCTCTAGAGAGGGAAACAAAATTGGGAAACAGTCGTGGCAAAGAAGTAATAAAAGATCTGGAACCAGCAGGCATATCATCAAAGAGGCCTGACCTGTCAGGTTTAGAAAATTATCCAGTAATAGAAATACAG TACCAGCAACCTATTCTTAGTGGAGACAAGTTTGAACCTTTTTTGAGACATGTAGGTAGAACACAATCAAGTGCACAGAATGAAAATAAAGAAGATCAAGAAGTGCTTATTTTCACTCTTCTGAAAAACAAACTTTCATGTGCAGAGATTAAAGAAGACCAAGATCCACCTGTCAAGGCATCTTCAACATTTGCAGCAAGAAGTGCAGATACTATTTTAAGCAAGAACGGTCAGCACCTGTCCATATTAAAACTTATAGAATCAAAAATGGAATTAGAGGAGGATGGGATTAGCGTTAAAGAAGAGTCCCCAACACAGGCTATAAGAACAGATTTGCCAGAGAAATGCAAAGAGGAAAGACTTTCAGAAACAGAAATAGTACGTCTAAACTCTTTTTTAAGTAAAACTCTTGAAGACTTTCTTATAGATAGACTTATAAAAGTAATAATGCTAAAATCTGTTTTAAGCAAAAATCTTGATGGGTTTGTCGCAGAGAGACTTTCAGAAATAGGGATAGTCACAAAGATAGAATTAGGAGAAGAATACCAGAACCTACAGAGTATTATAGATGGATCACCAGTTGTTTTAGAGAAAGAGTTACTTGAAAAAGGAAAAGATATTTCCAGGGAAAGGCTTTCAGAAGCagaaataataaatttaaaatctgttttgaGTAAAAACCTGCAAGATCGTCTCATAGAGAGATTTTCTGAAACAGGGATAATCACAGATTTGGAGTTAGGAAAGCAGCACCAGAACCTATCATTGCAGGGAATTAAAGATAGATCACCAGTGGTTTTGGAGATGGATTTAGCTGAGAAAATGCATGATAGTTGTGAGAAGAGACCTTCAGAAATGGAAATAAATCTTAAATCTGTTGTAAACCAAAATCTACAATATCTTCCCATAGAGAGGCTTTTCGAAACAAGTCTAATTGAAGAGGTGAAGTTAGGAAAGGATCACAAAAACTTTTCTTTGACAAGGATTGATGAGAGACAACCAAACCCTGAGGCAGATTTATCGAAGAAGAGGAATGGTCAATCCAGGGGAAAATGTTCAGAacctgaaataataataaaatatctaAGTCAAAACATACAAAACTGTGCCGCAGAGAGTCATTTACAAACAGGGATAAACACAGAGATGGAGTTAGGAAAAGAGCACCCAAACCACTCAATGCAGATCAGCAAAGTCAAATTGCCAATGGTTATGGAGACAAATTCACCTAGGATAGGACAAGATTGTCACAAGCAGAGGCTTTCAGAACAACAAATAAATCTAAAATCTGCTTCAGACAAAACTCTCCAAGATTCTCTCATAGAAAGACTTTTGGAAACAGAAATAATGAGTCtaaaggattttttaaacaaatgtctcCAGGATCATCTCCTAGAAAAACTCTCAGAAACAGGATTAATCACAAAAGAGGAATTAGAGACAGTACATCAGAACCATTCCTTGCTGAACATTCTGGAAGGACAACCAATGACACTGGAGACAGAATTACACAATATAAGCCAAGTTCATTCTGGTGAGAGTCTTGCTAAACCACATATAATAAAAGGAGAACCTGTTTTAAGTGGACATATACAGGACTTCCTTCTTGAGGTACTCTCAGAAACAGAAATAATGAATCTAAAGTCATTTTTAAGCAAAAAGATCCAAGACCATCTTGTAGAACGACTCTCTGAAATAGGGTTGATCACAGAGGAAGAGTTAAGGAAGATATACCACAATTTGTTTGTGCTGAGAGCTAACAAAAGACTGTCATGGGATGTGGAATCAGATTTACCCGGGGAAGAGCAAAATCTAAGTCTAAAATCTCTTTTAACCAAAAACCTTAAAGATAGACTTTCAGAAACAAAACTAGTACATCTAAACTCTCTTTTAAGCAAAATACTGAAGGAAGATCATAGAGACAAACTttctgaaacagaaataaaaagtcTAAAATCTGTTTTAAGCAACAACTTGCAAAACCTTCCTATAGAAAGTGCTTCAGAAACTGGGTTAATCAATGAGATAGAATTAAAGGGAGTATGCCAGAATGCTAAAGGAAAACCACTGATAGTTACTGATACAGATATACTTGAGATAGGGCAATGTCATTCTAAGCAGAGTCTTGATAAACTCACTATAATAAATGAAAAGCCTATTTTAAGAAAAGAGAAGTTAGAACTTCCTGTAGAGAATGTTCCAGGACAAGTAACGTGTGTGATGGCAAATCTAATCAATGAAACCAAAATCAATAGTGTAATACACCTTCCTCAAAAAAATACTTTAGAAAAAGAGAGTCAAGACCCACAAAGTTGTTTTGGTAAAGCAGAAGTAGCATATTCAAACACAGATTTTGACAAATCTTTAAAACCAAAGCCCCCAAATGAGACTTTGAAGGGAACACATGAAACAATAGATTCACCTTCCTTACGTGCCCATGATATTGCTATCCAAACAGAACTTAAGGAATATCTCTGCAAACCAACACTGTCCTTTCCCGTAAACCCTCAAACATTTATCTTTGTACATTCAGGGTCTGATGAAGAAACTAAGTCACCGAACAAGTCTCATGAGAagtcaaaaggcaaaaaaaagcatgcTAAGCGTTCTAAGAAGCACGTTGCATCATGCTACCCACCCCAGGGACAAGTATTAATGTGCACAcagtttaaaaaggaaaaacatggTTTGAATAACTGTAAGGAGATCTTAAAGGAAAAACATAGAAAACATTCTGAACCACCACCTCCAAGATCATGTGTTTCAGAAGCCAAGAAGGATTCAAAAGACTCAACAGTCTCAACCATTTTGAAAAAGGATAGCCTGAAGCAGAAAGCTGAGCAAGAAAGAGAGAATGATGGGAGACCAAAGAAATCACTTAGCAAGTCTATTAAGATACCAACAGCCACAGTGTCTGAACCACAGCTACAGCACTCTGAAAAAGCATTGCAAGAAAAATCATAC GGGATTCAGAAGCACTTTCAGCAGCTGGAGGAGTGTGTTTCCTTGGTTTTTGGTAGGCCACATTAG